The Geobacter metallireducens GS-15 region TTTCCCGGGCCGTCCCGCGCCGGTTTTCGTGGCTGGCCAAGGAGGAGCTTTTCCGCATTCCGCTGTTCGGGTCCGCCATGCGGCGGGCCGGCTACATTCCCGTGGACCGGAGTGACGGCCGCAAGGCCCTGCGGAGCCTTGACGCCGCGGCAAAGAGGATCAGGGCCGGGGCCAGCGTCATCGTCTTCCCCGAGGGGACCCGGACCGTCGACGGTTCGCTCCTCCCCTTCAAGAAGGGGGGCTTCATCCTGGCGGAGCGGGCGGGAGTGCCGATCGTCCCCTTCACCATCAACGGCAGCATGCGGGTGAACCCCCGCAATACCTGCAACCTTGTCCGCGGCGCGGAGATCTCGGTCCGGTTCGGTGCGCCGATCCCCACCTCCGGCAGCAAAGCCCTCAAGGGGCAGCCCCTCATGGACCGGGTGCGGGACTCCATCCAGGCCGGGTTGGAACGTTAGGATGCAACTTCTTTCCCTCGCACTCATCGCCATAGGGGGCGCGGCCATGGCCTGGGGACTGCCGGCGGCCCACCGGTTGGCAAAACCGTGGGATGTTCTGGCGGCCGTTGCCGCACTCTGCGGGCTGGTTGCCGTGTTGGTGGGGGCTCTTCTTGCCGTTGTGCCGGGATTTTTCGGATAGGAACCAGTGATCGAACGGACCAAGAACATCATTGCCAACGTGACGGTGATCGCCGTCATTTCCCTCCTCCTCATCGGGGGTAATACCTGGTGGCGGCAGCGGACCCAGTTCCAGCGGGGAGAAGCTGCCCTGGCGGCCCGTGATTACCTGGCCGCCATTTCCGGGTACGAGGCTGCAATCCACATGTATACCCCGGGGAGCTCCCTGGTGGAGAACTCGGCCCGGCGCCTCTGGGATATGGGGGGCGAATTCGAGCGGGCCGGCGACCTGGAGCGGGCCCTCATTGCCTACCGGTCGCTCCGGAGCTCCTTCTACGCGGCCCGGTGGCTCGCGCAGCCGGGGGAGGAGTGGATCGAGGGGTGCGATCGGAAGATCGCGGAGATTCTCGGACGGCAGGGGTACCCCCCTCCCGCCCCGAGGTAGGGTGCCATGGAAACTGATCAGAACCAACCCGCCGGCCTGCGCGTCATCCCCCTGGGGGGGGTGGGGGAGATCGGCCTCAACATGATGGTCTACGAGTACGGCGACGACATCATCGTGGCCGACTGCGGACTCATGTTCCCCGAGCCCCACATGCTCGGCATCGATATCGTCATCCCCGACATCACCTACCTGCGTGAGCGGGCCGACCGGGTGCGGGGGATCTTCCTGACCCATGGCCATGAAGACCACATCGGCGCCCTTCCCTACGTCCTTCCCGAGCTTCCCGTTCCCATTTTCGGCACAGCCCTCACTCTCGGCTTCGTGCGGGAGAAACTGAAGGAGTTCGACCTCGACAGCTCCACGGACCTGAGCGTGGTGAAGCCTCGGGAGTCGGTAACCGTCGGCCCCTTCAAGGTGGAGTTCATCCGGGTCTCCCACTCCATTGTTGACGGCTGCGCCCTGGCGATCCGCACCCCCGAGGGGGTGGTGATCCACACCGGCGACTTCAAGATCGACCAGACCCCTGTTGATGGCGAGCTGACTGACCTGGCCTCCTTTGCCCGCTACGGCTCCGAGGGGGTCCTGGCGCTCTTCTCCGACTCCACCAACGTGGAACGGCAGGGGTACACCCTGTCGGAGCGGCTGGTGGGGGAGGCCTTTGACGAGATATTTCCCCGCTGTCCGGGGCGGATCATCGTGGCGGCTTTCTCCAGCAACATCCACCGGGTGCAGCAGGCGGTGGAGTCCGCGGCCCGCTGCGGTCGCAAGGTGCTCCTGAACGGCCGCTCCATGATCGCCAACGTGGCCATTGCCCGGCAGCTGGGGTACCTGCGTATCCCCGACGATGTGCTGATCGACCTTCGGGAGATGCCGCGCCTGCCGCCGGAGCAGGTCTGCATGATCACTACCGGTTCCCAGGGAGAGCCCATGAGCGCCCTGACCCGCATCGCCATGGACGACCACAAGCAGATCAAGCTGGAGAAGGGGGACACGGTGATCCTCTCCTCCCGCTTCATCCCCGGGAACGAGAAGACCATCTCCGACCTCATCAACCACCTTTACCGCCGGGGGGCCGAGGTCTTTCACGAGAAGGTGTCCGAGGTGCACGTGTCGGGCCATGCCTCCCGGGAGGAGCTGAAGTTGATGATCAACCTGGTGCGGCCCAAATTTTTCGTGCCGGTCCATGGCGAGTACCGGCACCTGGTGAAGCATTCCCGGCTGGCCCAGCGGGTGGGGGTCCCGGAGGAGCGCTGCCTCGTGGTTGAGAACGGTGCAGTGATCCGCTTCGCCGACGGAGCGGCCGAGGTGGCCGGCAGCGTCGCGAACGGCCGGGTATTCATCGACGGCAAGGGGATCGGCGACGTGGGGGCGGTGGTCCTCAAGGACCGCAAGCACCTCTCCGAGGACGGAATGGTGGTGGTCATCATCTCCATCAACCCCCAGACGGGCGAGATTCTCTATGGTCCCGACATCGTCTCCCGCGGGTTCGTTTTCGAGGACGAGAGCCAGGAGTACCTGGATGAAACGAAGAAGATAGTCCTGGACCTCCTGGCCGGGATGTCGCCGGAAGTCCTCAAGGACTGGAACGAGGTGAAGCAGGAAGTGCGGCGCATCCTGAGACGTTTCTTCAACAAGACCATTGAGCGGCGGCCAGTGATCCTGCCGCTGATTATAGAGATGTAGGAATGGACGAACAGATCGACAAGAAAGAAAAACTGAAGAAGGAGATCCAGGGGATGGCCCTCGGCGCGCTGGGGCTCTTCATCCTCATTGCCCTTGTGTCGTTCAATGCCGGCGACCCCTCGTCAAATACGTACAATTCCGAAACAGGGGTTCACAATTTCGGCGGCAGATTGGGAGCGGAGCTTTCCGACCTTCTCATCCAGATCGTTGGGCTTGCCTCTTATGCTGTCCCAACGGGTCTGCTGTATCTTTCGTACAAACTTCTCCGCTTTAAGGAGTTGCGTTGGAAAAATTATAAAGCGTTTGCCTTTATTACGCTGTTGATCTCATTGTCGTCGTTGTTCGGATTTTTTAAGCCCGACACGGTCTTTCTTGGTCAAAAAGTCCTCACCGGCGGTGCCGTTGGGACTAAGACGGCAACGTTCCTCAAGACCTACTTCGGCATCCCCGGAGCCATCCTTATCATCCTCCCCCTCCTGGCCGCTTCGGCCATGGTCCTGTCCCGCTTCTCCTTCGTCCTCTTCGCCGACTGGTGGTTCGCGAACCTGAAGGAGCGCTGGGCCCGACGTCGGGAGCGGCAGGAGCTGAACCGCCAGCTCCTCGATACGGGGGAGAAGGCCGAGAAGAAAAAATCACCGGAAATCAAGCCGGTCCACGTGGCGGTTCCCCCTCCGCCGCCGGTCCAGAAAAAAGAGGAGAAGAAGGAAAAGGCCAAGATCGCCCCACTCCAGGAGGCCTTCGACTTCATCAAGGCGGAGGGGGACCACCGCACTCCGCCGCTCTCGCTCCTCGATACCCCTCCCCAGACCGAGAAGCGCCTCGACCGCGACATCCTCACCATGAACGCCCGGCTTCTGGAGAAGAAGTTCAAGGATTTCGGCATCGACGGCGAGGTGGTGGAGATCTGCCCCGGCCCGGTGATCACCATGTTCGAGTTCGCCCCGGGCCCCGGCATCAAGGTGAGTCGCATAGCCTCCCTCTCCGACGACCTCTCCATGGCGCTCCAGTCCATGTCGATCCGGATCGTGGCCCCCATTCCCGGCAAGGGGGTGGTGGGGATCGAGATCCCGAACCGGGAGCGGGAGACGGTCTTTCTTAAGGAGATTTTCAACGGCGAGGAGTTCCACGGCAGCAAGATGAAGCTGCCGCTCGCTCTCGGCAAAGACATCGCCGGCGCCCCGGTCGTGACCGATCTGGCCAAAATGCCCCACCTCCTGGTGGCCGGCGCCACCGGATCGGGAAAGTCCGTATCCATCAACACCATGATCCTGTCGCTCCTCTATACCGCTACCCCCAAGGACGTGCGGGTCATCATGGTGGACCCGAAGATGCTGGAACTTTCCATCTACGAGGGGATCCCGCACCTGCTTCTTCCCGTTGTCACCAACCCCAAGAAGGCATCCCTGGCGCTGAAGTGGGCCGTGGAGGAGATGGGGCGTCGCTACCGCCTCATGGCCGACAAGGGGGTGCGGAACATCGGCTCCTACAACCAGTGCCTCGAAAAGGAGGAGAAGGAGGCCGAGGAGCTCAAGGCCCAGGGGACCGTTGTGCTGGAAGACGTGGTGGACGAGTCCCCGGACGACGAGGAGGCGATCCAGCAGTTCCTGGCCAAGCAGGAGGAGCTGGAGCACGGGCACCTGCCGTACATCGTCGTCATCGTGGACGAACTGGCGGACCTCATGATGGTGGCCGGCCGGGAGATCGAGGAGTCCATCGCACGCCTGGCCCAGATGGCCCGGGCCGCCGGCATCCATCTCATCCTCGCCACGCAGCGGCCGTCGGTGGACGTCATCACCGGCCTCATCAAGGCCAACTTCCCGGCCCGGATCTCCTTCCAGGTCTCCTCCAAAATCGACTCCCGGACCATCCTCGACACCAACGGCGCCGAGTCGCTCCTGGGGGCCGGCGACATGCTCTTCCTTCCCCCGGGAACCGCCAAGATGCAGCGGGTCCACGGGGCCTTCGTTTCCGACGCCGAGGTGCAGCGGGTGGTGGACTTCCTCAAGAAGCAGGGGAAGCCGGTCTACGACAAGTCGATCCTGGAGATGAAGGAAGAGAGCGGCTCCGGCAGCGGCGACGACGAGGATATGGTGGACGAGCGGTACGATGACGCCGTGGCCCTGGTGGCCGAGACGCGCCAGGCCTCCATCTCCATGGTCCAGCGGCGGCTGCGGATCGGCTACAACCGCGCCGCGAGAATCATCGAGCGGATGGAGCAGGAGGGGATCGTCGGCCCAAGCGACGGGACCAGCAAGCCACGGGAAGTCTTCATCAACAAGATCTGAGCCGTCATGACAGAGTACCCTCTCCCCCTTTTTATCCTCAATCTCATCCTCACCCTTGTCGATGCCGCCATCGGCTACCACGTGGCGCCGATGATCATGCGCCGCTTCACCCCCGACCCGGAGACGGCGGAGCTGTCGGTGCGGGGGATGCGGACCATGCTCGGCGGGGTGGTGGCTCTCTACATGTTTTTCAACTGTCTCGGGTACTTCCGGCAGAACGGCGTCATGCTCATGGTAGTGACCGCCGTCGTGGTGGTGGATATGGTGGCGCAGTTGGTGGTGCGGCGAAAGATCGGGAAGGGGTAGGCAGGGGCAAAAATATGGGAAAAGACTCGAATACTTGAACGCGGCGGGCTTTCCCGTCGCGTTTTTTTATGCTGGCAGCCGGATAGATGCTACTCCTCCAGCCTCCCCAAGATCCGCAGGAGACCGTCGAGGATGGTGAGGGGGTGGGGTGGACAGCCGGGGATGTAGAGGTCGATGGGGATGAGGCCGTCGGCGCCGTTGTGAACATCGGGGGAGTCGATGAAGGGACCACCGTTGATGGCGCAGGCCCCGGCGGCGATGGCGATTTTCGGCTCGGGGATCGCCTCCCAGGTCTTGAGGAGGGCGAGGTGCATGTTCTCGGTAACCGGGCCGGTGATGAAGATGCCGTCGGCATGGCGGGGGGAGGCAACGAACTGGATGCCGAAGCGCCCCAGGTCAAAGCCGACGGTGGAGAGGACGTTGGTGTCGGCCTCGCAGGCGTTGCACCCCCCTGCCGAGACCTCGCGGAGCTTGAGGGAGTGGCTGAAGAGGAATTGTCGCGTCGCGTCCAGGGGGGGGGCGAGCCTCCGGACCTCTCCGGACCGGACGATGAGGTCCTCCCGCCGGTTAACGGCCAGCCGGTGATCGCCAGTGAAAGAGATGGCGCCGTGGGGGCAGGCGCCGGCGCATTCAGGGCAGAAGAGGCATTTCCCCATGTCGAGGGCGAGGGTTTTCCCGGTCCCCGGTCCCTGGTCCCCGGTCCCGGCCGTTATGGCGCCATGAGGACAGGCGTTGGCACAGTCGGCGCACCCGCCGGGACACATTTCCGGATCCAGGAAGGGGGCCCCCCGGAAGAGTTCCGGCAGTTGCGCCGGCCCAGCGGGGTAGGCGATGGTTCGGTGTCCCTGGTGACGTCTGGCAAAGAGTGCCTTGAGCATGGTGCGCCTCCCCTGGGGGGGACCTATTCCGCTGCGGCCCCGCTATAGCCGAGTTTTACGGAGATGGTTTCGGCGGCTTTCTGGGCCAGGGGGACCAGTTCTGCGGCGACGCGCTCGTCGGAGAACCTCATGGTCGGCCCTGAGATGATGACCGCCCCGACCGTTTCAGTCCGGTAGTCGCGGATGGGGGCAGCCACCCCCCGGACTCCGATTTCAAGCTCCTCGTTGTCGATGGCGTAGCCGGCGGCGGCGATTTCCTTCAGGTGCTCCCGGAGCCGGGTGGCGTCGGTGATGGTGTTGGGAGTGAAGGGGACCAGTTCCTTGCGGGCCAGGTAACGCTCAAGCTTCGGTTCGGAGAGGGAAGCGAGCATCACCTTCCCGGCGGCGGTGCAGTAAGCGGGCAGCCGGGAACCGAGTCGGGAGACGACCCGGACCGTGGCACGGCTTTCGACCCCGTAGAGGTAGATGCTCAGGTTTTCCTTAAGGATGGAAACGTAAGCGGTTTCATCGCATTCCCTGACCAATTCCTCAAGAACCGGTTTTGCGTAGGGGAGGAGCGCCATCTGGCGGATCATGGTCTGGCGGATCTCAAGGGTTTTGAGTCCGAGCCGGTAGTTGCCGGTGACCCGGTTCTGTTCCACGTACCCCCGGGCCTCCAGGGTGGCCAGGAGCCGGAATACGTTGTTCTTGTGGAGCCTGAGCCGCTTTGCCAGTTCGGTTACGCCGAGCTCGGACACCCCTTCTCCGTGGAACTGCTCCAGGAGATCGAGGGCGTGGGAGACGGCAAGAATCATGTAATCGGATTTGTCTTTTTTCTGCACGGTGAGCCTCTGTCGGGTGGAGTGAAAAAGCAAACCCGTCTCTTATATCACAAATCGAACCCGCAGTAGGAGAGATTAAAACTCTTGTTGCAGAGGGGGAAGTCGGAAATCTGCTGATTCCGCAGGGCCAGGGCGAGTCCGGTCCAGTTGTGGAACGACGGGTCGACCACCTTGTAGCGGGCAAAACGGCCGGTGCCGTCGGTGATGGCAACGTGGCAGATCTCACCCCGCCACCCCTCGGTGAGAGCCACGGCCACGCTGTCCGGCGCAGGGGTGGCGGTATTCGTCACAGGAGGGCCGGCCGGCAACTGGCGGAGTTGCTCCGCTACGAAGTGGAGGGAGGCCTCCGCCTCGCGCCAGCGGACATGGGCCCGGGCAAAGACGTCACCGTTTTCCTCAACAGCCACGGCCACCGGACTCACGCCGTAGATGCCGAAGGGGGTATCCCGCCGCACGTCCCGGTCGATACCGCATGCCCGGGCCGCCGGACCCACGAGGCCGATCTCCCGGGCCGTCTCCTGACTCACCTTTCCTGTCCCCTCGAAGCGGGCCATGACCGACTGGGTGTCCCAGAGGAGCCCCACCGCATTTTCCAGATCGTCGCTCGCGGCGGCGAGCCGATCGAGGAGCTCGCCCGCCTGCCGTTCGCCCACGTCGAAACCGACCCCGCCGGGGCGTACGATACCCCTGCCGAAACGGCTTCCACAGATATGGGCCGTCATGTTGAGGAAATCCCCCCTGATCCGGCCGCAGAAGGAGGCGGTGGGAAGATAGGCCACATCCCCGGCCAGTGCCCCCAGGTCGCCGGTGTGGTTGGCGAGCCGTTCCAGTTCCAGGGAGATGGCCCGGATGATCTCGGCCCGGGCCGACGGAACCGTCCCCCCGAGCGCCTCCATGACCATGGCATAGGCCAGGGTGTGGCCGATGGTGGTGTCGCCGGCGATGGTCTCCATCTGGAAGAGGGTTTTCGGGTGGGGGCCCTTCAGGATGCCCTCCTCAACCCCCCGGTGCTGGTAGCCGAGGGCAATCTCCAGGCTGAAGACCTCTTCGCCGTGGCACTGGAAGCGGAAATGCCCCGGCTCGATGATCCCTGCGTGGACCGGTCCCACCGCCACCTCGTGGATCTCCTCCCCCTCCACCCGGTAGTAGTCGGTGTCACCCGCCACTTTCCCGCCTAAACCTTTACGTGACGGCATGAAGGGGTGGTGGAACCGGACCGGCTTGGGCCAGGGGTGGGCCTCGGGGGTGATGCCGCACTGTTCGGCGATCTCCCGCTCGAAAAGGTGGAGTTGGGGGACGAGACGGCAGATGGAGGGAAAGGCCATTCCCGCCTCGGTTCGCATGAGCCCCAGAAGCCCGTCGTTGGGGGCGGCCATGAGGCACCAGAGGGTGGCGCCGGCGTCGGTGGGGACCCCGAAACAGGAGGCGACCCGCCATCCACGGTCGGTGGCGTCGATAATATCCTGGAGGAACTGTTCGAGGGGAAGGAGCGGCACCGAGGCCACCGGCACCGCCTCTCCGTTGCGCAGGCAGGTGAGGGAGAAGGTGCGGGTCACGGCACGTTTCCTCCTAATAGGGCCGCTCCTTCCGTAATGAGGCGGCTGAGTGGTTCCGGTATCCAGATACCGAGCATGAGGACGACTCCCATAAGAATGAGCGGCGGCACCACCGTGAGGAAGCGGTCCCGGTAACCGGTATGTTCGATGCGGCTCGATTCCCCCATCACCACCGGCAGGACCGTGCGCGCCATGCCGAGGAAAATGGCGGCCAGAAAAAAGAGGATGAGACCGCCGATCCACTCTCCTCCTTGGGTCATGGCGCTGGAGATGATGGAGAATTCGCTCACGAAGAGGCCGAAGGGGGGAGAGCCGGTGACGGCGAAGAACCCGGCCAGGAAGAGCCCTCCCGACCAGGGGAGACGCCGCAGTGCTCCCCGCACCTGCTCGCACCGTTTGCTGTTGTAGGAACGGTGGATGTTGGCGGCGGCCAGGAAGAGGACCCCCTTGGTGAGGCTGTTGTTCACCAGATGGAGGAGTGCCCCGGCCAGAGCCCCTTTGCCGAGCCCCAGGGCCACGGCCAGGATCCCCACATGCTCCACGCTGGAGTAGGCGAGCATCCGCTTGAAGTCGGCCTGGCGTGCCATGAAGACGGCGGCCGTGGCCATGGAGAGGAGGCCCATGAGGACAAGGGCGTCCCGGTGGAAGGTCGTCCCGTTGGCTGCCACGCAGACCTGGTAGGCCCGCAGGAGCCCCACGAAGGAGCAGGTCACGAGCCCTCCGGCCAGGAGCCCCCCCACGAGTCCGGGCGCTTCGCCGTAGGCGTCGGGCTTCCAGGTGTGGAGCGGCGCGAGCCCCATCTTGGTCCCGTAGCCCACGAGGAGAAACACGAAAGCCGCCTTGAGCCAGGCGGGGGAGAGGAGCCGCGCGTTCGCCACCAGGGGTTCCAGGAGAAGCGTCGGTTCGATCCGGGCCACCACGGTGGAGTAGGCCAGGAAGAGGAGCCCCAGGAGCGCCAGGGCGATCCCCACGGAGCAGATGAGCATGTACTTCCAGGTGGCCTCGATGGAGCGGGCGTTGCGGTTGAAGTAGAGGAGGGGGGTCATGGTGAGGGTGGTCGTCTCGATGGCCACCCAGAGGAGCCCCAGGTGGTGGGCAAAGGCCACGAGCGTCATGGCCGAAAGGCAGACCGGTAGCATGGCGCAGAGGAGGCGGTTCGGCCGTTCCCGGCGGTAGGCGAGATATTCCACGGCATAGAGCCCGGATGCGAAAAAGAGAAGGCTCACGGAGAGGAGTACGAGCTTCCCGATGGCGTCCAGGTGGAGCCACATCCCCACCGAAGGGGATGTGGGGGTGAGTGCCGCCTCGATCGTCAGGGCCAGGTGGAGCGTCCCGACGACGGGAAGCACCCAGGGACGGCTCCGGTCAGAAGGGATGAGCCAGGCCGTGATGGCGCCCAGAAGCGGTATGAGGAGGATGCCGGTAATCATGCTAGTCCCTGAGGGTGGTGAGCCGCGACGTGTCGATGGACGAGAACTCGCGGCTGATCTGGTTGATGATGATCCCCATGACGAAGATGCCGACGATGAGGTCCAGCAGGACCCCCGCCTCCACCATGACTGGCATCGCCTCGGTCAGGAGGAGTCCAAAGAGGAAGATACCGTTTTCCAGCATCAGGTAACCGATTACCTGAGAGATGGCTTTACGCCGGGTCACCAGCACGATGAAGCCGGTGAGGAGCGTGGCGATGGCCGCCGGCACGAAGAGGAGCCCCTGGTGCTCCGGAGCCAGGGGGAGGCGGGCGGCGAAGACAAAGGAGAGCCCCGTCGTGATGGCGCCGATGAGAAGCGTCGGCACATACCCCAGGTAGGGCTCCATCTCCCGGGATATCCGGGCCCGGACGATGGCGCCGGTCAGAAGCCACGGGATGATGATTCCCTTTGCCAGGATGAGGCCGCCGGTAATGACCACCAGGTGCCAGGAGAACGAGTGGACGAGGATCGGGAGGATGCCGAGGATGACCCCTTGGATGGCCACGGCGCGGATCGCCACGGCCAGGCGCCCCGAACCGAGGGCCGCGAAGTTGATGAGCATCACGAGGACGATGAGCTGGTCCACCAGGGAAGTCATGGTCTACCTCAGCACCAGGAGCAGCGAAAACGCCGCCAGGATGCAGGCCGCCGCCAGCATCTGGGGGACCTTGGGGAGCCGCAGCCGTGCCATGACCGATTCCACCATGCCGATCCCCACGGCCAGCATCATCATGGCGATCACGAAGAGGACCCAGTCCACCACGGGGATGCCGGTGGCATAGGGGAGGGCGATGTCGGTGAACAGGGCACCCAGCACGAAGAGTTTCAGGGCCGCCCCGTAGAGGATGGCGCCGAAGAGGGGGCCGCTGTGGTCGAGCACCATCACCTCGTGGATCATGGTCAGTTCCAGGTGGGTGGTGGGGTCGTCGAAAGGGACCCGGCAGTTCTCGGCCAGGAGCACGATGAAGAGGCTTCCCACCAGCAGGAGGAGCGATGCGCCGGCCGAAAGCCAGGAGGTGGCGGCAGTCCCGGTCAGCATGGGGGTCAGGGAGAGGGAGCCGGAGAGCCGTGCCAGCACCGCCAGGGAGAAGAAGAGGGCCGGCTCGGCCAGGCAGGCGAAGGTGGCCTCCCGGGCCGCCCCCATCCCCTCGAAGCTGGAACCGGTATCCAGGGCCGCCGCCGTGGTGCAGAAGCGGGCCAGCCCGAAGAGATAGGCGAAGAGGATCATGTCGCCGCTGAAAGAGAGAGGGGGGCGGTGCTCCCCGAGGGGGATCAGGAGCGAGGCCACAAGCGTTGCCGCCAGGCCCGCCACTGGTCCCGCCCGGAAGACCCAGCTCGTGGTTTCGCTGAAGACCGACCCCTTGCGCACGAGCTTTGCCAGGTCGTAGTACGCTTGAAAAAGCGGTGGACCGGTGCGGCCTGCAAAGATGGCCTTGGTCCGGTTGATCACCCCGAGCAGCAGCGGCGGCATGAGCAGGGTAATCAGGATATGGATAACGGCGTCGACCATTCCCTTCCTGCTCCTTTAATAGGCCCACGCCAGCAAGAGCGCCAGCGTCACGAAGATGTAGAGGATATAAAGGTGGAGCCGGCCGTGCTGGAGCTTGCGGGCCAGAGAGAACCTCCGGTCCATGGCCGAGAGGAGCGGCGTGATGACCAGTTCCAGTACCGCTTCGGGAACATGGCTCGAAAAGGCGCTTTTCCCCGGGAAGAGGCCCTGAACCTTGGGCGGGTGGACCCGGGGGCGGAGCACCGCGGCGAATAGGTTCACGAACATCTCTGCAAAGGAAGAGGCGGTGTACTGCATCCGGACAGTGGGACGGGCAAAGCCGCAGCCCCAGGTGCCGACTCTCCCCCGAGGTTGATCCGTTACCCGCTTCCAGAGCCAGGCGCCGATGCCGAGAATCGCCAGAAGGAGGATGAGCCCCATGAGGGTAATCCAGCCAAAGGGCGCCGCATCCGCCAGCCGGACGCCGGCAAAGGGGAGCTGGGGGCTCCAGGCAAAGAGGGCCGGCTCCAGAAAGCGTGGGAGTGCCACGGGGAGGAGGCCGATGGCTGCGCAGAGTATGGCAAGGAGCATCATGGGGCCCCGCATGGCCCACCCCGGTTCGTGGCACCCGGCCGCGTCGGACGACCGGGGTAACCCCAGGAAGACCGTGCCGAATACCTTCACGAAGCAGAGGACCGCCATCCCTCCCACCATGGCCAGGGCCGGCGCCGCCAGCCCCAGCAGGGGGGCCGCGGCCCCCTTTTCCTGCACGAGGCCGGAGAAAAAGCCGAGATAGACGAGAAGCTCACTCACAAAGCCGTTCAGGGGGGGGAGTCCGCAAATGGCCACGGCGCCGGTGAGAAAGAGGGCCGCGGTCCAGGGCATCCGTCGGCCCAGCCCGCCGAGGCTGTCGATCTCCCGGGTCCCAGCCTCGTGAATTACCGCACCGGCCCCGAGGAAGAGGAGGGACTTGAAAAGGGCGTGATTCAGGATATGGAGAAGCGCCCCCCCGAGCCCGAGGACCACCAGGAGCGGCAGTCCCGCTCCCCTGCCGATGAGGGCAACGCCGAGCCCCATGACGATGATGCCGATGTTTTCGATGCTGTGGTAGGCCAGGAGCCGCTTCAGGTCGTGCTGTCCCACGGCAAAGGCAACCCCGAGGATTCCCGACACAATTCCCGCCATAAGAAGAACCATCCCCCACCAGGGCGGGACCACTCCGAAGAAGGAGAGGATGCGGACCATGCCGTAGATTCCCATCTTGATGAGGACTCCCGACATGAGGGCCGACACGTGGCTCGGTGCGCTGGCATGGGCGCCCGGGAGCCAGACGTGAAGCGGCATCACCCCTGCCTTGAGGCCAAAGCCCAGGAGAGCGGTCACGAAAATGGCGGCCCCAAGGGGAGTTGTTCCGTCCAGCGCCGTTGTCGCAGGAAATGAAAAGGAACCGGCAGTCGCTTTTAGCAGGGAGAAGCAGGCGAAGAGGGTGAGGGTGCTTGCGTGGGTTGCCACGAGATAGATGAGGGATGCGTCTCGAACCTCCTGCTCCAGATCGTCGGTGGCGAGGGCAAAGTAGGCGGAAAGGGCCATGATCTCCCAGAAGATGAGAAAAAGGACTCCGTTCCGGGCCAGGGGGACCAATGCCAGGGAAGCGGCGAGGACGCCGAAGAAAAAGGTGAGCCGCGGTGCCGTGCGGGGGTGGTGGCTGGCGGGCCAGTAGCCGATGCCGTACACGGCGCAGCAGGCGCTGACGATGAAGACGGGGAGGAGGAAGAAGGCGGAGAGCGGGTCGATGCCGGCCTCAAGGGGGCCGAAGGGA contains the following coding sequences:
- a CDS encoding lysophospholipid acyltransferase family protein gives rise to the protein MLNGLIYLLFFVPLTAFFSVLAMLGGLVDSRGGLAHRCALAWSRAGLILAGVRLRVSGAEQVPAGEPVIFMGNHQGNFDILVLSRAVPRRFSWLAKEELFRIPLFGSAMRRAGYIPVDRSDGRKALRSLDAAAKRIRAGASVIVFPEGTRTVDGSLLPFKKGGFILAERAGVPIVPFTINGSMRVNPRNTCNLVRGAEISVRFGAPIPTSGSKALKGQPLMDRVRDSIQAGLER
- a CDS encoding tetratricopeptide repeat protein, which gives rise to MIERTKNIIANVTVIAVISLLLIGGNTWWRQRTQFQRGEAALAARDYLAAISGYEAAIHMYTPGSSLVENSARRLWDMGGEFERAGDLERALIAYRSLRSSFYAARWLAQPGEEWIEGCDRKIAEILGRQGYPPPAPR
- a CDS encoding ribonuclease J codes for the protein METDQNQPAGLRVIPLGGVGEIGLNMMVYEYGDDIIVADCGLMFPEPHMLGIDIVIPDITYLRERADRVRGIFLTHGHEDHIGALPYVLPELPVPIFGTALTLGFVREKLKEFDLDSSTDLSVVKPRESVTVGPFKVEFIRVSHSIVDGCALAIRTPEGVVIHTGDFKIDQTPVDGELTDLASFARYGSEGVLALFSDSTNVERQGYTLSERLVGEAFDEIFPRCPGRIIVAAFSSNIHRVQQAVESAARCGRKVLLNGRSMIANVAIARQLGYLRIPDDVLIDLREMPRLPPEQVCMITTGSQGEPMSALTRIAMDDHKQIKLEKGDTVILSSRFIPGNEKTISDLINHLYRRGAEVFHEKVSEVHVSGHASREELKLMINLVRPKFFVPVHGEYRHLVKHSRLAQRVGVPEERCLVVENGAVIRFADGAAEVAGSVANGRVFIDGKGIGDVGAVVLKDRKHLSEDGMVVVIISINPQTGEILYGPDIVSRGFVFEDESQEYLDETKKIVLDLLAGMSPEVLKDWNEVKQEVRRILRRFFNKTIERRPVILPLIIEM
- a CDS encoding DNA translocase FtsK — encoded protein: MDEQIDKKEKLKKEIQGMALGALGLFILIALVSFNAGDPSSNTYNSETGVHNFGGRLGAELSDLLIQIVGLASYAVPTGLLYLSYKLLRFKELRWKNYKAFAFITLLISLSSLFGFFKPDTVFLGQKVLTGGAVGTKTATFLKTYFGIPGAILIILPLLAASAMVLSRFSFVLFADWWFANLKERWARRRERQELNRQLLDTGEKAEKKKSPEIKPVHVAVPPPPPVQKKEEKKEKAKIAPLQEAFDFIKAEGDHRTPPLSLLDTPPQTEKRLDRDILTMNARLLEKKFKDFGIDGEVVEICPGPVITMFEFAPGPGIKVSRIASLSDDLSMALQSMSIRIVAPIPGKGVVGIEIPNRERETVFLKEIFNGEEFHGSKMKLPLALGKDIAGAPVVTDLAKMPHLLVAGATGSGKSVSINTMILSLLYTATPKDVRVIMVDPKMLELSIYEGIPHLLLPVVTNPKKASLALKWAVEEMGRRYRLMADKGVRNIGSYNQCLEKEEKEAEELKAQGTVVLEDVVDESPDDEEAIQQFLAKQEELEHGHLPYIVVIVDELADLMMVAGREIEESIARLAQMARAAGIHLILATQRPSVDVITGLIKANFPARISFQVSSKIDSRTILDTNGAESLLGAGDMLFLPPGTAKMQRVHGAFVSDAEVQRVVDFLKKQGKPVYDKSILEMKEESGSGSGDDEDMVDERYDDAVALVAETRQASISMVQRRLRIGYNRAARIIERMEQEGIVGPSDGTSKPREVFINKI
- a CDS encoding MATE family efflux transporter produces the protein MTEYPLPLFILNLILTLVDAAIGYHVAPMIMRRFTPDPETAELSVRGMRTMLGGVVALYMFFNCLGYFRQNGVMLMVVTAVVVVDMVAQLVVRRKIGKG
- a CDS encoding 4Fe-4S dicluster domain-containing protein; amino-acid sequence: MLKALFARRHQGHRTIAYPAGPAQLPELFRGAPFLDPEMCPGGCADCANACPHGAITAGTGDQGPGTGKTLALDMGKCLFCPECAGACPHGAISFTGDHRLAVNRREDLIVRSGEVRRLAPPLDATRQFLFSHSLKLREVSAGGCNACEADTNVLSTVGFDLGRFGIQFVASPRHADGIFITGPVTENMHLALLKTWEAIPEPKIAIAAGACAINGGPFIDSPDVHNGADGLIPIDLYIPGCPPHPLTILDGLLRILGRLEE
- a CDS encoding IclR family transcriptional regulator, yielding MQKKDKSDYMILAVSHALDLLEQFHGEGVSELGVTELAKRLRLHKNNVFRLLATLEARGYVEQNRVTGNYRLGLKTLEIRQTMIRQMALLPYAKPVLEELVRECDETAYVSILKENLSIYLYGVESRATVRVVSRLGSRLPAYCTAAGKVMLASLSEPKLERYLARKELVPFTPNTITDATRLREHLKEIAAAGYAIDNEELEIGVRGVAAPIRDYRTETVGAVIISGPTMRFSDERVAAELVPLAQKAAETISVKLGYSGAAAE